TTGATCTGGTGATCCTGGGAGAAGACTCAGACCACTACTATTTCAACAAGGAAATCATGGTCTCAGCAGAATCAACCAGAAACGTTGGTTATGGTCTTTGGAGCAGTTCTGTCAAAGCTCAACTGAGCTAAAACCTTTTGAATTAGCCGGAATGATTCCGGTTGACCAGGTGACACGGATGTTACCTGGTTCTCAATCTCACATTCACTTCTTTCACAACCCACGGAGGGGACTCAATGAAAACGTTTCTCGTTTTACCAGCTCTACTCATCGCGATCGGCGTCTGCTGTTTGATTGATAGTCCATCGAACGCGCACAACAACTCTGATCAATTCAAAATGCCTGTTGTACAGGCCTCACCAGCTGCTCAACCAGCTCGGGCGAAGAAACAGCCCACACTTTACATTCTCACCAGGCAAGACTGCGCTCCCTGCAAACGATTCGAGGGGGAAGTCGTCAGCCGAAGCGAGCGGGCGAAGTGGTTACTCAAGAACTACAAAGTCCTGCTGATCGACGTCGCCGGATTTCCTGCGGTCATGGACCGGGGAGGCACGCAATTCACCTGGCCAGACGGCTGCTGGAATAAAGGCAGTTCCCCGCTCCGGGCATTAACGGACGAGCTCGGGTTTAAGAAGGAGAAACAAAAAGTGGGCATCAAAGATCTAATGCAAGCAAATGCCGACCTGGTGTTGTCGGATGCGTCCGGAATCGCCGACGACGTGAAAGTCTATCCCGAATCAGGATCCCCGTTCACGGTCAAAGGGGACTTCCTGGAAGATGATGCCGAAGGCCTGCGCGTCGATAAGAATGCGGAATCACAGCCTCGAATGGCAATTGTCGATTTACCTCGAGTTGCCAACGGCACGGCTTTCAATCCGGAAAACGGCTGGCGATTTCTGATTAACGGAGAGACCTGGTCTTTTAATGGGTTCCAAGGCAAGGACGCCAACGTACAAACCGTACTCCTGACGATCAGCGATATCAAACGGAATACAGGCCGCGTTCACTTTTAGGAGCCCCTCATGCCCGACGTCACACCAACAGGTCCACTATCCATTCCGTTTGCACAGACGGCGATTCTACTCGCTGACTGTCTAACATTAAGGACTGCTTGCGGTGTGGCGTCGGTTTCAGAAATGGAAGAGAAGATTCACTTTCCCTACTACGACCAGGGAATTGACGGCAATAACTGGCCGATTCCTGGCGTGATCATCAACGACGATGACTGGGGAGAGCAGTTCATGAATCGCAATCTGGATCAGGGAGGCTCGCTCCAGGTGACGTTCTGTTTTGAGCCAAATCCGGATTATGAGGACGATCCCAAAAATCAGATTCTCGATTTTCGAAATAAACTCGGTGAAGTCCTGAAAGAAGTACTGAAAAAATCAAACACACCGAACCCGACTAACGGGTTCAGTTACCTGCACGTGACGAAATGGGAGAAATCCAGCACTCCCCTGTTATTAGATGATCCCAAGTATGCATCAAAACCACTGATGCATGCTGCGTTTACTTTTCATTGGGTTTAAATGGCCGGTCCTACCGTATCTGTGACTGTCGATTATCCACGCGATCCCGCTTTGTATCAGCGCGACCACGGTCGCTTTCTGCGCGAGGCGAATCGACATGCGGCCGTTTATCACCATCGGCACCACATCCCGCGTCACTTCCAGTCGTTCGCGGCTGCCAAGTATGGATATGCGAAACGGCGATCGTTTGTCGGTCGCAAATCGTATCAGGACCTCAAAAACCGGCTCGGCCTGCCTCCGCTCGTTTCTCCCCGTCTGACGGGCGGACAGACACAACGCCAGGTCACCACAATGAGACAAGTCACAGCGACACAAAAACGCAGCCGGCTGATCATGCGACTCCCCTTCCGCGGCGGTACCGGCCGGTTCCGAACGCAGCCCGGACAACGTGAGTTGTCAGTCAATCAAAAGGTAGTCCTGCAGATTATCAGTGAAATCGAGACGATTGCTCCTGACGAACAACGCACCATCAACAGCGAAATTCACAGACATTACGCGATGCAGGCGAACAAGCCAGGCGTCCGCAAACGAAAACGATTTGGAGGCAGATCATGACACTGGGCGCAATGCAGAACTATGTAATCTATCCAGCCGTGTTCGATTCATTGACCGTGAATCATATGCTCAGCATCGGATTTTCGTCCAATATCCAGAAGCTGATTGCGATGGCCGGCGGGAGTCCCGATCCTGCTCTGATCGCCGAAGTCGCTCGCGAGAACGAAATCCGGATGTCGACGGGGGATATCGGGACTGTATTGACAGCGGTCTCCCCGACGAACGCTCTTCTGGTAACCTCTTCAGGAGAAATCCAGTTCCAGCAACGCGCCGACGGGGGTACTTACAAAACCACGGCTGAGCACGTTACGCTCAATTCAACGCGGGGGATGCTGCTCCCGCGAACGATTAGCAGTAGCCAGGACTCACAGGAAGCAGCTTCTCTGGAATTGTCCTACATTCCATTCCGCGTCGGTTCGAATGCGCCGTTTGTGGTGAATGTAGATCAGACGCTCACTGGGGCGCCGGCAGTCAACGTGCTCTACAAACAGGGGCCGATTGTCTTTGAGAACACGTTACTCTTAGACATTCAGGACATGAGTACCGACTTCGGTCTCACGTTCAATCACTGGCGCGGATCCGGAGACATCGCAGCCACGACGGGATCGATCACCAAACGTGAACCGAAAATGGAATTCACTGGCCGCAATCTGAAGCTGCTGAACTCGATTGGTGGTGGGCTGGTCGGGATGACCAACGGTATCACGCAGTATTACCGCCGCATTGGTTACGCCGACGCGTCGAATAACCATATCGCCATTACGTTCAGTTCCGGCGTCTATGAAGTGACCGACGTTTCCGGCCAAGGTGAAAACTCGGTCGATCAGAAAGTAACCGTCTCAGGAGTCGGGACGATCTCCGTCAGTCTGACTTCCGCCATCCCATCAAGTTAACAGGAGCGAATAATGCCAATCCAAACCATCAACCAGGACTGGTCTTCTGGCAATTTACCACCCTTGTCCCGGCAGATTGTAGTTACTGCCGATTCTGAGGCGAATGCCGAGATTGCAGTTGCCGATTCATCAACCGACCTGGCCATCAATCTTGCGATCGACGTCTCGGCGCTCAAGCTGCTTTACATGGTCAGTGATCAGGATCTGATTGTCGAAACCAACGACGGTACGACTCCCGACGACACGATCACACTCAAAGCCGGCAAGCCGCTCGTCTGGCACGAGGACTGCGGTTACACGAACCCACTCGGAACCGATGTGACGGCGTTCTTTGCCACGAATGCCAGCGGAGGCGACGCCACTCTCCATATCAAAACTTTACAGGATGCCACTCCCTCATGATTAGTTATTTCATCCCGCACAAAAACGCATCGAATCCCGACCACTTACGCGAGGTCGGTTTGGAAATGCTGCTGAGAGAGGGCGATGATGGCCCTCACTTTGCTGATCTGGCCGGGACGGGTCCGGGCGGGAAACCCGGCCAGATCATCAGCTGGACGGGTGACGGCCTGGCGTATCTTCCGGAGCAGCAGGACTGGATTCCGGCGATACCTGATCCCGCACGCAATCTACCGGCCGAACGATATTGGATCGGAACGAACAAAGGACAGAAACCAACACCCCTCGATTTGATGCGTCTGCCGAAGATCACGTTTGATGGCTTCCCATTGCAATTGGGAGACGGGAATACGTGGGTTCTTCCGAATGCCCTGCGCATGCCGCATTATATGGGTCTGAATGAGCGCGGAGAGTTGGACCGCTTCCCAGTTGCCAGTTGCAAGCCGCTCTATGATCGGACGCTCTGGGCTCTGGAGCATGCCGAAGCGGTGTTTCGAGAGGAAAAGGAATTAGACGAGAAAGCTGCATTTAATTATGTCGTAGAAATGCTGGCCGTTAATTACCGGATCTGTCCTCAGATCGTTTCCTTGTTGCAACTGTTCAATGATGAGAATCTGTTTGGAGCGATGTGTAAAACAACTGACCTCGAACAATTATTTCAGATACGCGAGGAGTTAAAAAAAAACAGTTCAGTCTGAATCCCCTCTGGTTACACGCCGTCGCATTCTCCCGCGGTCAAGTAGCCAATCCGACACTTTCTGATTACGTTCTACTTCAGTTTGTAAAATAGGTTTCCAGGTGAATAAAGTCGAAACGATTCTAACTGCGAAAGAGGCGCAGATGCTCTCTGCCTGGAGACGGAGTACGCAGTCGGTCGCTGCCTTTAATGAAGAACTGGATAAAATAGGAAGAAAGCAATCGCGAAACAAACAGCAGTCTGGTCGTTTCTTCAGGGGAATGAGTAGTGGTCTAGCTGGAATGGTTGGTGGTTATATTTCGGTCGCCGGAGCTGCTGGAATCCTGATGAACAAAAACAGGGAGATCCTCACACAGACTGAAGAAGTCGGCAAGAAGTTTGACGAGATCTTCCGTAAATTGCGTGTTCAATCTGGGCTTCGAGGAATCCAGGGAACGGAAGCACAGGAAAGAGTCCTTGAAATCGCCGAACGCCAGGCATTTACTTCAGAACAGGCCAGTGGTGCATCTACTCAACTCGTCTCGTCCGGTTTCACAGCTAAAGAAGCTACCGGTGGATCTCTGGAAGAATTCCTGAGGATCCTGAATGCGAGTAATATTACTGGCAAAGAAGTAGATCCGGCAGAGTTGGCAAAAGCACTAGCGAGCTATCTTCAATCCCAGGGACTCGAAAAGAACGCTGAGAACGTCGCATTAGTGGGACGTAAAGTTCAGGCGTTGTTCCGAGGTACAAACTTGCAACTCCCTGACCTGACAGAGTTGTCAAAAGTATCATCGATATTTAAAGGCATGCTGACGGTTGAAGATCAGCTCGGCGGGATGTCAACTCTCGTTGACCAGATCCCCGCAGCAGAAGCGAAAACCGGCTTTCGAAATTTCGTCTTGCGATTGAGCACTGTAACGGAAGATCAGAAACCAAAGGTTGAAGCGTTAGAGAAACTCGGACTGCAGAAAGAAGACGTCGATTTTGTCGGGGAAAGCTTTACTGACATTCTTGATCGCCTGGCAGTTGGTATAGAAAAAGTACCCGAAAAAGATCGCAAAGGTGTTTTGAATCAGATCTTTGGTGAGAAAACGATCGCGGCTGCAGAAGCTTTGATTAATGATCGCCAAAAAGTCAAAGATTCGTTTCCGATTCAGAACAATACAAAGCAGTTTCTTGATGATGTCGATGAAGCCACCTCCGGAAGAAATGCTGCGTCACGGAGAGCAAAGGTACGTTTGGAAAGGCGGCGTTTTAAACAGGATCAACAGGACGATTTAAAAAAACTCGAACTGGAAGAACTCGCAGAAAGAGAAGGCTTGTCCCCTTTAAGAAGAGATATCAACGAAAAAGGGTATAATACTGCTAGATACTTAGGGATCGACTCAGACACAGCTTTAAATATTATCAATCCCTGGAGTTGGGGATCTGTTTCTGATGCAGTCAACGATAATGTAGATGATCGATCTAAGCCTGCATCTCAATATGGAAATGGAAACCGACCTCCACAGCCTGCTAGAAAAAGTAGAAGTTGGTGGAACTTTGATAGTTTCGACACAGGTAATTACAACACCAGCAGCTACGACCAGGGCGTTAAAGATTTCATAGGAGTTCCCAAAAAGCAACAGGAATCAAACGATCGTCTCACCAAAGCCCTGGAAGAGAACACGGCCGCTCTGAAGCAGCAAAACGAAAAACCGGCGGCTACTCAAAAACCGGTCCAGGTTGAAGTGAAAATGACGTCCGATACGTCAACCGCTCCCAACGGTCCCAGGGCCTCATCTGCATTAGCGAGGCCGGCAAAATGAGTGCACCACTGGTCCACGCCGGTCTGACTTTCCCTGGCATTCATCAAGATCTGATCTTCGGAACCCCCGTTTTGAAATCTCAGAAGAACGAAATCTTCGGCGTCAAAGGCGCGACTGTCATTGATGGCGGGATCGCGACGCGGGAGATTACCTGTGAACACTGGTTGTATAATACTTATTCAAATATCAGCCAGTTAAACACGATGCTGCGTGCGATCACAGCACAAATCGGAGTCAAAGGAACGCTGGTCGACAGCCTGGGGACCACATTCGACGATGTGCTATTCATTCGCCAGGAACCGATACAGGGGCCGCTTTACGATTACGAAAAAGGTTGGTGGAAGAAGATTCGACTCATTTTTGAGGAGCTGACACCATGAGCGTATTACTGGATGGCGTCTGGATTAAGTCGATCGGTTGGGCGGGCCGGCGGGCTTTGATGGTCGAATTCGGCACAATTTACACGGACCGCTTGCATCAGCTCTACGCGGGACGCTGCCTGGTCGGTCATACGCGACAGGCTTCCGAACGTCGCATCACGTTTCAATTTAACCCGACAACAGGAACGCCGGCGACTCTGATGCTGGCTGCGGTCTCGGATGGTGAAGGTTCCGTCGATTACGGCGATCAGTTCGGCCGGCTGCCGGCGAATCGGTACGTGCTCCGCTGGTCGGCCAGCGGCTATCCCGTCGACTCCGATCACTTTGAAATCACAGGATCAACCGAGCCGGGCGGCGAAGTGGATCCGGAGAACGTGCTCAAACGGCTGCACTTTGTCGGCGACGGCGATTATGAGTGGGAGACTCCCTACCTGGACGGCTCCGGTCAGCACAAATTCAAGATTACGCCCCGCGATAATAGCGAACCAGCTGGTAACGCGGGGACGGCGACGGAAGTCACGGTCGACAGTCTGCTGCCTCCGGATGATGTCGCGTTTAATGCGGACGGCAGCCGGTTTACGCTGGCTGAAGAGTCGGCCGTCGTGACCGTTGATTTTAGTTATGGGGGCGGATAATGGACGAACTCAACCGGCGGCTCGAATTGATCGAAAAAAAAACCGACGATTGCGCGGCGTCGGTTAGTGATTGTGCGCAGTCGATGAATGAATGCTCAAAGAATATTGAGCTGATGCAACGCGATATGAAGCATCAGAACGATCTTTCTGAAAGACGCATGTATCAAATTGAACAACTTCTCGATACGCAGCACCTGGTGTTAAACGGAAATCCACGCCAGGACACCAAGGACCGCGGTCTGATCGGTGACGTTGAGCAGCTGAAAAGCTCGGAAGCCCGCAAGAAAAAACTGTACTGGAGCACGGTCGCCGCCTTCATCATGTTGATGGCCTCCAGTTTTTGGAACCTCATTACAGGGAGTGGAAAGGAAGATCATGGTAGATCAGAACCCAAAGAAACCACAGTGCAAAAAACAGGTCCGGGTAAGAGTTACTTACACAGCGGCCGTCGAAGTGATCGACGAGAATGACAATCCTGTCAAAGGCCAGTTTCTAGAACACGAAGTAAAAACCTTTGATGAACGGAGTTTTAAAGAGGCATTCGATTATATCGATTTAAAACGTCGTGCAGTTCAAGCGGAAGTGGATGAAGAACACGATCAGGAACTGGAACGTCAGAAGGAAGCAGAACGTCTGGCTGCTCGAACGATCCCTGAGCGAATCATCGCTTTTCTGTTGGGAACGTAACCTCAGTAAACGATTCACACCCCCATTCATTTCAATAGATTCAATAACGCACGGAGGCGGACAAGTGGTAAAAGTATGTATCGATCTACCTAGCTCAGTCGAGCAAATGGATCAACTCAATCTTACTCCCGGAGGTGAACTGACCATCGACTCCGGAGCGGTGACCATTACTCATTCCGTACACACGATCGACACGGAAGCCGACGCCGTCACGGATAACCTGGCAACGATCAATGGCGGCTCTGCCGGCGACGTTCTGCTACTGAGTCGAGCCAGCGCGGCCAGAGCTGTCGTGCTGCAGCACGACGTCGGGAATATCCGGACGCCCTGCGGAACTGATCACGAATTGACGGCAAACGGGTTCGTCATGCTGAAACATGACGGCAGCAACTGGCAGCTGCAGTCCGGAAACGGCTCCGGTTACGTTGTCAATAAGCTGGCCTGTCTCGCAGTCGCAACCAGCAATGTGACACTCGCTGACGAACAGGTCATCGACGGTGTGTTTTGTGGCGATACTGCACGCGTCTTTTTAGCCGGTCAGACGGATAAGAAAGAAAACGGTCCCTGGGATGTGGTCGCGGCCGCAGCCTCTGATCCGGGGGCCTGGACACGTCCGATTGATTTCCAGGACGGATTCTCTGTTTCTGGTCACATTTTCTGCATTGAGCAGGGAACACAAAACACGGATACCGTCTGGTTGATCAGTAACCACTATGGCGAAGACATTGTCGGTACCGACGATCTGGATCCGGTTCAGCTAAACGGGGCCGGGGTGGACTTCAATATCAACTCACTCACCGCTGAATCCAGTAATTCGGATTCTGATCTGATCGCCATCTATGACGCCTCTGCCGGGGCGATGCGAAAACAGACGCGCGGCGAGTTCCTGACTGGTGTGAGTGGTGGCTCTGGTGTCCCAACCACACGTGTGATCACTGCCGGCATCGGCCTTTCCGGAGGTGGTGATCTTTCAGACGATCGCACGATTGATCTGTCCATTGATGAATTAACGGCCGAATCGACGGCCAACGATGCAGATACCATCGCCATCTATGATGCCTCGGCATCTGCACATCGCAAACAGACCCGCGCACAGTTTCTGGCCGGTCTCGGCGTTCCCACAGCCAGGACCATTACGGCTGGCGTCGGCCTTACCGGAGGAGGTGATCTGGGGGCTGATCGCACGATCGATCTTGATATTACCGGACTGACAGCCGAATCAACGCCTGGCAATTCTGATTTGATCGCCATTTATGACGCCTCGGCCGGGGCGCATCGCAAACAGACTCGGTCCGAATTCCTTAACGGGATCACAGGGGGATTTGTGCCGACGTCGACTCAGGTCATTGCGGGAGTCGGTCTCTCCGGAGGCGGTACACTTTCAAGTAATGTAACTTTAAATCTTAATTTTTCTGAGCTGACAGCGGAAACAGACATCGCCAATGGTGACCTGTTCGCCTTTTATGATGACTCCGCTTCGGCTCACAAAAAGATCACCTATGGAAATCTGATTGATGGAGTCATCCTTGCCGATGGATCAAATCACTTTGATGAATCAGCACAGTTCGTCTTCGACATCCCCGGCGGCGGTTTGGCTGAAGCGGCAAATATTGCTGCACCACAGATTACGAGAAATGATTATTTAGATTCCGGTTTCTATTTTGGGAACACAAGAAATTGCGGTATCTCGATTGACGGAATCGATACGTTTCGTTTCGACGTAGGTGTATGTGGACCTCAAATACCAATGGTCTGTGAGGATGATGTCTTGATTCGAGGGATCGCGAAGCTTTCATCAATTCGATTAACGTCACAATCAGCCGATCCTTACCCGCATCCGGTCGATGGCGAGGGTTATCTCTGGCTCAGTGACGGTACGGACAGCGGCGACGAGGGAGACCTGATGTGCAAGATCCGCGTCGGCGTCACGACAAAAACGATCACCCTCGTCGATTATTCCAGTTTCTAAGTCCCGTCTTTATCTCCTGAATTTCAAGTTAGGCTCCCATGTTAACCAAGAATAAAAAATCCGTTGTCGGAATTTTCACAGTCGGAAACAGTCGCCGCACGGAAGCACAGCTCCGTGCGGCTCTGAAATCCGGTTACACGCAACCGATCCTCTTTGTTCGTCCAGGCGATGTCTTGACGGATTTCTCTCGTCAGTTCGAATCAATGCCCGTGAATTCAGCAGCGGAAGCAAGCAGCCTGATCAAAGCGAGATTCCCTGAGGAAATTCCATTTTTTAATAACTGGGAGGAAGTCACTCCCCCGGCTCCCGAACCGAAAAAGATCAAAGAACACCCCATCATTCAGGAGATCACCAGTCCGGTCGAAGCCAGCAAGTATCGGAAATCGTTCTCCTGCGATGTGAT
This window of the Gimesia fumaroli genome carries:
- a CDS encoding phage tail tape measure protein — translated: MNKVETILTAKEAQMLSAWRRSTQSVAAFNEELDKIGRKQSRNKQQSGRFFRGMSSGLAGMVGGYISVAGAAGILMNKNREILTQTEEVGKKFDEIFRKLRVQSGLRGIQGTEAQERVLEIAERQAFTSEQASGASTQLVSSGFTAKEATGGSLEEFLRILNASNITGKEVDPAELAKALASYLQSQGLEKNAENVALVGRKVQALFRGTNLQLPDLTELSKVSSIFKGMLTVEDQLGGMSTLVDQIPAAEAKTGFRNFVLRLSTVTEDQKPKVEALEKLGLQKEDVDFVGESFTDILDRLAVGIEKVPEKDRKGVLNQIFGEKTIAAAEALINDRQKVKDSFPIQNNTKQFLDDVDEATSGRNAASRRAKVRLERRRFKQDQQDDLKKLELEELAEREGLSPLRRDINEKGYNTARYLGIDSDTALNIINPWSWGSVSDAVNDNVDDRSKPASQYGNGNRPPQPARKSRSWWNFDSFDTGNYNTSSYDQGVKDFIGVPKKQQESNDRLTKALEENTAALKQQNEKPAATQKPVQVEVKMTSDTSTAPNGPRASSALARPAK
- a CDS encoding thioredoxin domain-containing protein — its product is MKTFLVLPALLIAIGVCCLIDSPSNAHNNSDQFKMPVVQASPAAQPARAKKQPTLYILTRQDCAPCKRFEGEVVSRSERAKWLLKNYKVLLIDVAGFPAVMDRGGTQFTWPDGCWNKGSSPLRALTDELGFKKEKQKVGIKDLMQANADLVLSDASGIADDVKVYPESGSPFTVKGDFLEDDAEGLRVDKNAESQPRMAIVDLPRVANGTAFNPENGWRFLINGETWSFNGFQGKDANVQTVLLTISDIKRNTGRVHF